The DNA sequence TCGAGCACCCCAACACGAAGGCGTACATTACCCCATTTGTGGGGAAACAGGTGGACATATGCGAGGCTCTTGGCTTTGAGATCCCTGAGGGATGCGCCCCGGACTACGTGGTGAAAAAGACGAACAAGGGTAAGCGCGGACGTCCACGTAAAAATCAATTGGTCGTTAAGGAATAGTTTCTAGTATAAAACTCTGTAAAACTCAGACTGTCAAAGGTGCTCCGAACAACCTCGTGGCCTTACTGGACAGGCGTCATCATGGCCAGAACAACATAGCGCGCCTCATCAAAGTCATAAGCACAGGTGGACAGGGTTACGATCTGACCAGCGGCCTCTGTGGAGATAGGACTTTGAAACTCTGATCGGGCCTTCATGGCCTGTATAAATCCCGGCAAGTCCCCGGCATCAGAGATCAGCTGATACGTATCAGAGTCAGCCGGGGTCACAAATCCGGCAAACAGATCCAGCCGAAAGGTAATGTTCGGAGTAATGAGCCACATCATGGGATGGACCTCAAAATAACCCGGTTTCGAGTAGTCAGGCAGAGTTCCGAACATCGAGTCATTCTTCATATTATGCCCGTAGAGGATCGTGTGATAATCACTGAAAGCAGCCTGATTGCGAGAATCCATAAAAATGCTGCCGGCTTTATTCTCAGTCCCGTCCACCATACGGTGAAGGTATTGTTGATTATCTTTTCCTCGGACGATCGGGTAATTGATTTTTCCGTTATCACTGTAAATCCAGCCAACAACATCCGGATAAAGCAATGCCAGAGCCGGCAGATCCACCTGGACAGGGTTTTCGGGATGACTCTCGGAAGGGTTTGCTTCCGATGATTGATTCCTTCTCGGCTGCGTGCTGGATTCCAAGCGGACAAATTGGCTGGTCAGCTGATCATATCCACTTTCCCCTGCCGCATATTCAGAGATGATTGAGTACAGCTGAAATCCAGACAAGCCAATCATGAGTCCTGCCGTCAGGATCACCAGCCATCGCACGGTCTTATTCATTTGTGGTGGTCCTTCCTTTGTATTTCAATCGATCAATCCGGCTGCTGTGAGGCTTTCACTTTGTTCCTCTTTCCGGCAGCCTTGCGGCGATCGTCATAGATGACATAAATCATTCCGGCAACCCCTAGCAGAAACACCATGCCCCATAGAAGCGGTGCTGACTCATCTCCTGTCTTGGGTGGATTTCCCGGATCCGTGGGATTGGCGGGATCTGTAGGGTTTGGGGGAGTTGGCTTGTCCGGTGGACCTGGATTTTCAGGGTCAGGATCTTTCGGCCCTTCCGGACTGGTTCCATTCGTCACATTCCGGAAAACCAGTTCACTGGGGATGTTGGTCGTCTGGTTGACGATCCTCACATCCACCTCATCGGTTAATCCCTGGACCGTAATCTGCACCTCATAAACCGTGGGATCATAGGTAATGGTCTGATCCTTTCCGGTTTCCTCCGAAACATAGTATACATGAGTACCAGGGCTATCAATCAGCAAGGTATCGAATAAGATCTGCCCTCCCCGATTCGGCTTGCGCTGAAGTACTGAATTGGCAGAATCCTTCAGCAGGAAGTTGAATTTATTCCCGACAGGAGCTTTCCCATCCAGAAATTTTTCTGCGGTCAGCGTCACCTGAACCGGGGAAAATGAACCGATCTCTTCAGCCAGAAATATCCAATCCACTTCGCCGATTCGGCTGGCATAGCGATTATCCAGTTCAGTCGGCACTTCCAGTTCGACCCGCAGATTTCTCGTCTGACCGGGAGTGAATACGCCAAGAAGGACATTCCTGGTCAACTCCCTTGTCTGATCCGGAGAGCCGTGGTAGATGGGTTGATCGCCCTGCCAGACGGTCATGGTCAGCTGACTGAGAAAGTCCTGCATTGTAGGGAGCGTTTCTGATGATGCAGTCGGTTCACTGATCGGATTAGCTGTTCCGCTATGCGCCTCGGCCCTCAAGAAGATACGGACTGACTTACTCCCTTTGTAATTATTCCTGATCGCGATGTCCTGATGAATGACATCTCCGGGCATCGCGTTCTTAAACTCAGGGAATAAATCGCTGTCTGAGAAATTCGAACCAGGGAAAAATACATATTTCTCAGCTCCTCCCTCATAGGTAACCGAGGCAGGCTGGGCCTGAACGATTTGTCCCGGTACAGTCAAAAGCAGCAGGAGAACCAGAGTGGTCAGCATTTTTTTCATGGAGACACCTCCAGCCGATGATTGACCACAGCTACGTTCCAGGCCTCTTCCACCGCCAAGGACGGCGTGCTCTGGATTCCGGATCCGAGTATTTCGATGGAAAGCTGGCTGTTCGCATTTGGCCTGAGCTGTCTGGCCTCCTGAATCAGAACGCTGGAAACCTCACCTGAGCCCACGGGAGCGCGATGGTAGAAAAATCCATCCAGCATAAACCAGTCTGTCCGGTTGAGTTCGAGGGTATAGTCCGTTCCCAGTTCGGGCTGTTTCCCGATGATATTTCCAGAAGCGTCTCTCCAGGTCACCAGAATGGCTGCCCGGACATATGCCGAAACATTGCCCGTATTGGCAACAGTCACATCCCGCTTGGTCTGTCCATCGAAGGATTCCATGATTTCGACTGAAACCACCCCGTGCGAAAAACTGTTCACCACCTGGTCCGATTTGGATACAAGCAGGGAATACGTTGATCCGATTCCAAAGAGCAGAATCAGTCCGACTGCCAGGAACATACCGGAGGATTTCATCAGGGAGCCCAGATTCAATATTTTATTTGGTTTCATCCCTACCTCCTATTTACCAAGTAATTGAAAAATATTTCGGATCCAGGAATCGCCCGAGAGCCATTGGTCCGATGTCTTCTGGTTACGGAAGCTGACTTCAGCAGTACTTCTGGGGTTCGTCGCCACATCGATCTGCTGTTGATCCGGCGTATACCGCCAGGACCATTCGGTCAGTTCCCGAACCGTATAATTCCCCTTGGGCAGATCCTTTATCAGAAGTTCTGAATTTCCGGAAAGAGAAACGGTCAGGTCGATGCCTGCGGTCTTCGCATCAGTTCCCGTTACCTGAAACAGGAATTTCTGCTCGGGATCTGTTTCATTCCCCACAATTGTTTTCACAATGCGCAAATCGGACAGCTCATCGAGATAATAGCCAAACCAGACTTCCTGGCTGCTGTCTCCTGCCGGGATTGTAACACTCACCGATGGGGCGGATCCTGTCAGGTCGTTCCAGATGAATTCCCGATATTCATAATCCGCAAACACCTGAGCTGTGACTATATAACTTGTGTTGTAGTTCAGAGCACTCGTGCCATTGAATTCAAAATAGTCGGCGGGCTGGATCTGTTGAGCGAACTGCGGTTCTTCGACCGGTAACCCCTCGGAGTTCACCGGTTCTCCCAACTCGTTCACCCGGTACCAGTGTACCAGGATCGTTCCGCCTCCCACATTGACCTTGGGGAGAGGAAATTCCTTCACCACCGGATTTTGCAGATAGTCTGTGTATTCAAAGGTCGTTTCTTTATTGGTATCAACGATTTCGCCAGGCAAAATGGTGACTCCCGGCCGAACTCCGACCCGGTAGATCATCGTTGGGTCATTTCCTTCATTCACATTGCCTGCCTGCCATAGAATCGACCGGGTGACCGGATCATAGGTCAGACTGCCTTGGCTCAGATAGACATCAGCCAGACCGGCCCGGTATACGGTCAGGTCATTCGTAGAAACAGGGCTGGCTCCCGAAAACTCCAACGCTACCTTATCGCCCATGGGGTCGGTGACTCGGGAATTGGATGCAGCGATTGCGATGCTGCCGGCAATCGAGGCAAAGGCATTCGTCAAAACCCTGGGGACATTGGTTTCATTGGCAGCAATTCGGAAATAGCCCTTTCCCAGAGTTCCGTCAGAGGCAACCGCTTTCAATACTGCCTCGCCATTTGTTCCGGCCTGCAGAGCAATGGAATAGACCGTCGTGCCCTTTGCCTTGGTTTGGTTTGCTTCCCAGATCGTTGCCATACCATTGTTTCCGCCGCTGTTCTGAAAAGCTGAATTGCCGTCGTAAACTTTATAGGTCCTTACCACATTATGATTACATCGTATGGTGATCGATGTATTTGAAGATACGTAAAAAGAACTTCCGCTTCCGGCCACTCTGGTGTAATCAGCGGTCATTCTGATGTTGGTAAAATAACCGCCGGAATGGTCCGTCTTATGATTCTTTCCCGCAGTGCAGTCTACATAACTAGCCGATCCGGTGAACTCATAACTGAAGGTGGGTTCACCGTCACTGAGGAGAACGATATTCTTCAGTTTGCCGGTAGACTGAGCTGAATAAAGAATCCG is a window from the Clostridiaceae bacterium HFYG-1003 genome containing:
- the srtB gene encoding class B sortase yields the protein MNKTVRWLVILTAGLMIGLSGFQLYSIISEYAAGESGYDQLTSQFVRLESSTQPRRNQSSEANPSESHPENPVQVDLPALALLYPDVVGWIYSDNGKINYPIVRGKDNQQYLHRMVDGTENKAGSIFMDSRNQAAFSDYHTILYGHNMKNDSMFGTLPDYSKPGYFEVHPMMWLITPNITFRLDLFAGFVTPADSDTYQLISDAGDLPGFIQAMKARSEFQSPISTEAAGQIVTLSTCAYDFDEARYVVLAMMTPVQ
- a CDS encoding VWA domain-containing protein; the protein is MKKKILAGILIFLMMISAGIPETYAAGTILPDQSGTMYEASPHFVTSTPDSVPDAEQDSLTESEPQEVPASEGLINEEVELCPTCGLPNCAEGCTEHPEHCSCQVHPVSGEPKDKDSDRADLNDYTPEQVETFTKGLIVNGKLITGIELKDYLFQTLKKKDFPLAINQMNKDQAGSLEGLVSSHEGTRIVEEMVHPGFISNDYSVSKMISSFSRNRLGLLAAAPVSGPVWPNEGAILLDKKAVALPDDLWEVTLKIQGKNYKTTSDVVLIIDNSNSMYNDASRIKNTKIAAKEFGEKLLKVGSTTRLAVVVYGSGLVDSTVFFDSATKTQFTQYIDSINQNGYYANNYDSGGTNIQAGLHEADRILYSAQSTGKLKNIVLLSDGEPTFSYEFTGSASYVDCTAGKNHKTDHSGGYFTNIRMTADYTRVAGSGSSFYVSSNTSITIRCNHNVVRTYKVYDGNSAFQNSGGNNGMATIWEANQTKAKGTTVYSIALQAGTNGEAVLKAVASDGTLGKGYFRIAANETNVPRVLTNAFASIAGSIAIAASNSRVTDPMGDKVALEFSGASPVSTNDLTVYRAGLADVYLSQGSLTYDPVTRSILWQAGNVNEGNDPTMIYRVGVRPGVTILPGEIVDTNKETTFEYTDYLQNPVVKEFPLPKVNVGGGTILVHWYRVNELGEPVNSEGLPVEEPQFAQQIQPADYFEFNGTSALNYNTSYIVTAQVFADYEYREFIWNDLTGSAPSVSVTIPAGDSSQEVWFGYYLDELSDLRIVKTIVGNETDPEQKFLFQVTGTDAKTAGIDLTVSLSGNSELLIKDLPKGNYTVRELTEWSWRYTPDQQQIDVATNPRSTAEVSFRNQKTSDQWLSGDSWIRNIFQLLGK